In Desulfovibrio oxyclinae DSM 11498, a single genomic region encodes these proteins:
- a CDS encoding DUF1848 domain-containing protein translates to MIISASRRTDIPALYPEWFMNRVRAGFCTVPRPRDRKVHDTVSLRPADVDAVVFWTRNPAPLLPHLGELERQGLGNFMFLFTLLDYPEIMEPGLPPIDVRIRTFRELASRIGPERVVWRYDPIVISRTFDAKQQLKSFARLANRLEGATNRCIISVAEDYPGNRSRLARLETHGLAPDFSAPGLHEIMEGFAKTASRHGMEISCCSQPEEVTALGIENAPCIDGERINRLFKTSVPCNKDGGQRARCRCTRSRDIGAYDTCTHGCLYCYANADFGRSAGNRREHDPEATSLTGSPQAQLPLLKYT, encoded by the coding sequence TTGATCATAAGCGCAAGCCGCAGGACCGACATCCCGGCCCTGTACCCCGAATGGTTCATGAACAGGGTCCGGGCCGGATTCTGCACCGTGCCCAGACCGCGGGACCGCAAAGTGCACGACACCGTCTCCCTGCGTCCGGCAGACGTGGATGCCGTGGTTTTCTGGACACGCAACCCGGCTCCGCTGCTTCCGCATCTGGGCGAACTTGAACGGCAGGGGCTGGGCAACTTCATGTTCCTGTTCACCCTGCTGGATTATCCCGAAATCATGGAACCGGGGCTTCCGCCTATAGATGTACGCATCCGCACTTTTCGGGAACTCGCGTCTCGCATCGGCCCCGAGCGCGTCGTCTGGCGGTATGACCCAATCGTTATTTCCCGGACCTTTGACGCGAAACAGCAGCTGAAAAGTTTTGCGAGGCTGGCGAACAGGCTGGAAGGGGCAACAAATCGCTGCATCATCAGCGTTGCCGAAGACTACCCCGGCAACCGCAGCAGGCTTGCACGACTTGAAACACACGGTCTCGCGCCGGACTTCAGTGCACCGGGGCTGCATGAGATCATGGAAGGGTTCGCAAAGACTGCCTCACGGCACGGCATGGAGATTTCCTGCTGCTCCCAGCCGGAGGAAGTCACTGCATTGGGCATCGAAAACGCCCCGTGTATCGACGGGGAGCGCATCAACCGCCTTTTCAAGACTTCGGTTCCATGCAATAAGGACGGCGGTCAGAGGGCGAGATGCCGCTGTACCCGCTCCAGGGACATCGGCGCCTATGACACCTGCACTCACGGGTGCCTTTACTGCTACGCCAACGCGGATTTCGGCCGTTCCGCCGGGAACCGCCGAGAACACGATCCGGAAGCCACCAGCCTGACAGGCTCGCCACAGGCGCAGTTGCCGCTTCTGAAATACACCTGA
- a CDS encoding glycosyltransferase family 4 protein, whose product MPRLSRYGGAESFAWRFSAALAGRGYDVDFICSRCETEPPEGVRPVVLGRFGPFKWFKVLHFALKADAARKRGGYDLSFGLGKSLGHDIIRVGGGPQRNFWNLSIKAWPPGPQRFLKCLRRRLSPANRIIQWLERKRLESDPLIICVSDLVKGWMCRSFPQLDPERIKVIYNKPDLERFSPATHDERAELRRAAGVAPDEVLVSTAGTNFALKGVRTLVRMMPLLPAHFRLKVAGGRNPEKYVKLAKELGVADRVEFLGKVEDMPSLYRASDIFVLPTFYDACSNAVVEALACGCRVISTTSNGSSIFLPDDMILEDPGDEHGLAQKVLKAAGEPRTDGFRWPDDVECGMEPYMDVVEDMIRKKPRQT is encoded by the coding sequence ATGCCCCGTCTGAGCCGCTACGGCGGCGCCGAGAGCTTTGCCTGGAGATTCTCCGCTGCTCTTGCCGGGAGAGGGTATGACGTCGATTTCATATGTTCCAGATGCGAGACCGAGCCGCCTGAGGGTGTGCGTCCTGTCGTGCTGGGGCGGTTCGGACCGTTCAAGTGGTTCAAGGTGCTGCACTTCGCCCTGAAGGCCGACGCTGCGAGAAAACGCGGCGGGTACGACCTGAGTTTCGGGTTGGGCAAGAGCCTTGGTCACGATATCATCCGCGTGGGCGGTGGGCCACAGCGAAATTTCTGGAATCTTTCCATAAAGGCGTGGCCGCCGGGACCGCAGCGTTTTCTGAAGTGTCTGCGGCGCAGGCTCTCGCCCGCCAACCGCATTATCCAGTGGCTGGAACGTAAACGGCTGGAAAGCGATCCGCTCATCATCTGCGTTTCCGATCTCGTGAAGGGCTGGATGTGCCGGTCGTTTCCGCAGCTTGATCCTGAACGTATCAAGGTCATTTACAACAAGCCGGATCTGGAGCGGTTCAGCCCCGCCACTCATGACGAGCGGGCGGAGCTCCGGCGTGCTGCCGGGGTCGCTCCGGACGAGGTGCTTGTTTCCACGGCGGGAACCAACTTCGCGCTCAAGGGCGTGCGCACGCTGGTGCGGATGATGCCTCTTTTGCCTGCCCACTTTCGTCTGAAGGTGGCGGGTGGTCGCAATCCCGAAAAGTACGTGAAGCTTGCAAAAGAGCTCGGTGTAGCGGACAGGGTGGAGTTTCTCGGCAAGGTGGAGGACATGCCTTCGCTGTACCGGGCCTCGGACATCTTCGTGCTCCCGACCTTCTATGATGCGTGCTCGAACGCCGTGGTCGAAGCTCTGGCCTGCGGGTGCCGTGTCATTTCCACCACCAGCAACGGAAGTTCCATTTTTCTTCCCGATGACATGATTCTTGAGGATCCGGGTGACGAGCATGGTTTGGCCCAGAAAGTGTTGAAGGCTGCCGGGGAACCGAGGACGGACGGTTTCCGGTGGCCCGACGATGTTGAATGCGGCATGGAGCCGTATATGGACGTCGTTGAGGATATGATCAGGAAAAAGCCCCGTCAGACATGA
- a CDS encoding glycosyltransferase family 4 protein → MKILFLTPSDETLPCVRFRARPFAARGTARGHETLQIGLSSNVALRLPVLATIPAADICVVHQHLLSPWELSMIRRRCGAVVFDFDEAVWTLPEHETARRIAKTKALAQRFATQAGEADLCVAGNRGLAAKACEYSENVRMVSTGLDTSVFTFGPRSAEPDCFQVGWMGADTNMKPFEYCMEQLHRHAGILQFAVVSESQYHGCGENYVFWSKWAPEQEIRQLQSMDVGLVPLESDEFSLGRCGSTILRYMACGVVPVASAAGVNEEIVEHGRNGFLVSNPQEWSECVMRLASDRELHNSMRRAARETVTSQFDHGVVGQQFWEALESL, encoded by the coding sequence ATGAAGATACTTTTTCTCACCCCGTCGGACGAAACGCTTCCGTGCGTCCGTTTCCGGGCTCGTCCGTTTGCCGCACGCGGTACGGCCAGAGGCCATGAGACCCTCCAGATCGGCCTTTCATCAAATGTTGCCCTGCGTTTGCCGGTGCTGGCAACCATTCCGGCCGCTGACATCTGCGTCGTGCACCAACATCTGCTTTCCCCATGGGAACTGAGCATGATCAGACGTCGCTGCGGCGCGGTGGTGTTCGATTTCGACGAGGCCGTTTGGACATTGCCGGAACACGAAACCGCCCGGCGGATTGCAAAAACGAAAGCCCTTGCGCAACGCTTTGCAACGCAGGCCGGTGAAGCGGACCTTTGCGTGGCGGGCAACAGAGGGCTTGCCGCCAAGGCGTGCGAGTACTCCGAGAACGTGCGCATGGTCTCCACCGGGCTGGATACATCCGTGTTCACCTTCGGCCCCAGAAGCGCGGAGCCGGACTGTTTTCAGGTGGGCTGGATGGGCGCCGATACGAACATGAAGCCTTTTGAATACTGTATGGAGCAGCTTCACAGGCACGCCGGAATTCTTCAGTTCGCCGTGGTCTCGGAAAGCCAGTATCACGGTTGTGGGGAGAATTACGTGTTCTGGTCCAAATGGGCGCCCGAGCAGGAGATTCGGCAGCTGCAGTCCATGGATGTGGGGCTCGTGCCGCTGGAAAGCGACGAGTTCTCTCTTGGTCGCTGTGGGTCCACCATCCTGCGCTATATGGCGTGTGGCGTTGTGCCTGTGGCTTCGGCCGCCGGAGTCAATGAAGAGATTGTCGAGCACGGGCGCAATGGATTTCTCGTGTCGAACCCGCAGGAATGGAGCGAATGTGTCATGCGCTTGGCATCCGACAGAGAGCTTCACAATTCCATGCGCCGTGCGGCGCGCGAAACCGTCACCTCGCAGTTTGACCACGGGGTGGTGGGGCAGCAGTTCTGGGAAGCGCTCGAAAGCCTGTAG
- a CDS encoding GDP-mannose 4,6-dehydratase — MPLMKEKTVLVTGGAGFLGSHLCERLLEQGNEVLCVDNYFTGRKQNILHLLESPHFEILRHDVTFPLYVEVDEIYNLACPASPVHYQFDPVQTTKTSVHGAINMLGLAKRIKAKILQASTSEVYGDPEMHPQREEYWGNVNPIGPRSCYDEGKRCAETLFFDYHRQHGLEIKVARIFNTYGPRMALDDGRVVSNFILQALRGEPITIYGEGQQTRSFCYVDDLVEGMIRLMNDTPGDFTGPMNLGNPGEFTIMELAETVLELTGSKSEIVFRPLPENDPMQRKPDISLAKSTIGWEPTIRLHDGLRKTIEYFKAFTASI; from the coding sequence ATGCCTTTGATGAAAGAAAAAACCGTTCTCGTCACCGGCGGCGCCGGATTTCTTGGCTCGCACCTGTGCGAACGCCTGCTTGAGCAGGGCAACGAGGTGCTTTGCGTCGACAACTACTTCACCGGTCGCAAGCAGAACATCCTGCATCTTCTGGAGTCGCCGCATTTCGAGATTCTGCGTCACGACGTGACGTTTCCCCTCTATGTCGAGGTGGATGAAATATACAACCTCGCCTGCCCGGCATCCCCGGTCCACTACCAGTTCGACCCGGTGCAGACCACCAAGACCTCGGTGCACGGCGCCATCAACATGCTGGGGCTGGCCAAACGGATCAAAGCCAAAATTCTTCAGGCATCCACATCCGAGGTCTACGGCGACCCGGAGATGCACCCGCAGCGCGAGGAATACTGGGGCAATGTCAATCCCATCGGCCCGCGCTCCTGCTACGACGAGGGCAAACGCTGCGCCGAAACGCTTTTCTTCGACTATCACCGCCAACACGGACTTGAGATCAAGGTCGCAAGGATATTCAATACCTATGGCCCGCGCATGGCTCTTGACGACGGCCGCGTGGTATCCAACTTCATCCTTCAGGCACTGCGCGGCGAACCTATCACGATCTACGGCGAGGGGCAGCAAACGCGCAGCTTCTGCTATGTTGACGATCTGGTGGAAGGGATGATCCGTCTGATGAATGATACGCCCGGCGACTTCACCGGCCCCATGAACCTCGGCAACCCCGGAGAGTTCACCATCATGGAGTTGGCGGAAACGGTGCTGGAACTGACCGGCTCCAAGTCGGAAATCGTGTTCCGCCCCCTGCCGGAGAACGACCCCATGCAGCGCAAGCCGGACATTTCGCTCGCCAAAAGCACCATCGGCTGGGAACCCACGATCCGCCTGCACGATGGCCTCAGGAAGACCATCGAATACTTCAAGGCCTTTACCGCAAGCATCTAA
- a CDS encoding 2-phosphosulfolactate phosphatase, with amino-acid sequence MKIQILEGLDGAEAAEGLTVVIDVFRAFSVACMAVDNGAGEYLAVGSEDTARRLAGEKGSVLMGERDAVMLPGFDFGNSPTEIENEDFAGRGIVHTTSAGTQGLLAASGADEIITGSFVNATAVARYIESAGYDLVSLVALGTAGRERSMEDTMCAMFIKNEVEGYPNSFDALRTYLATIPSAAKFFDPEMTHAPERDFELCTELDRYGFVLRAEPEEADAVSLTRLEPSEVDHA; translated from the coding sequence ATGAAAATTCAAATATTGGAAGGTCTTGACGGGGCAGAGGCCGCAGAGGGTCTCACCGTTGTCATAGACGTGTTTCGTGCGTTCTCCGTGGCCTGCATGGCTGTGGATAACGGTGCCGGAGAGTATCTCGCAGTCGGTTCGGAAGATACGGCCCGCCGTTTGGCTGGGGAAAAAGGCTCCGTTCTCATGGGGGAGCGGGATGCCGTGATGCTTCCCGGCTTCGACTTCGGCAATTCGCCCACCGAGATCGAGAACGAGGATTTTGCAGGCCGTGGAATCGTGCACACCACCAGCGCCGGAACGCAGGGGCTTCTTGCCGCTTCGGGGGCGGATGAAATAATCACCGGCTCCTTTGTCAATGCGACCGCCGTGGCCCGCTACATCGAATCCGCCGGATACGACCTGGTAAGTCTTGTGGCTCTGGGGACAGCGGGACGCGAACGCAGCATGGAGGACACCATGTGCGCCATGTTCATCAAGAACGAAGTGGAAGGGTATCCCAACAGCTTCGACGCACTCAGGACGTATCTGGCCACCATTCCTTCCGCCGCCAAATTCTTCGACCCCGAAATGACGCACGCTCCCGAAAGGGATTTCGAACTTTGCACCGAGTTGGATCGCTACGGATTCGTGCTGCGCGCCGAGCCCGAAGAAGCTGATGCCGTCAGTCTGACGCGACTGGAGCCTTCGGAGGTGGACCATGCCTGA
- a CDS encoding GGDEF domain-containing response regulator produces MPDGIMKVLVVDDSETNRVLLNHLLAMEECEVVQASDGIEAIELVKKNDFALILLDIQMPQMDGYETALAIKEVDRARHVPIIFITAIFQDQENVNQGYASGAVDYLFRPVDVQALKSKVNIFLELHRQKKLLEKEIEEHRRTEEKLRRAEEKYRSIFERAVEGIFRSTVDGRFLEANPALVKLLGYESLDELLSVENRADSIMVDRQQRRLYLENIRRDGVVTNYEFQAMRRNGQIIWCSESSRLVRDEDGNETIVGVVEDVTARKKEEKELQVLATMDSLTRIPNRHVFFDRLEHAINSAQRYDTRLAVLFVDLDDFKSINDSNGHQTGDVVLRLVAERIQKRIRAADTLARIGGDEFGILLERLEDSGHAGDVAAGLIEIVSRPYIIAGREFHVGATVGISVYPEDGDDPATLLGKADEAMYGCKRRGECPYGFYGEI; encoded by the coding sequence ATGCCTGATGGGATCATGAAAGTACTGGTGGTTGACGACTCCGAGACCAACCGCGTTCTTCTGAATCATCTGCTGGCCATGGAGGAATGCGAAGTTGTGCAGGCCTCCGACGGCATTGAGGCCATTGAACTGGTCAAGAAAAACGATTTCGCGCTTATCCTGCTGGATATCCAGATGCCTCAGATGGACGGGTACGAGACCGCGCTGGCCATCAAGGAGGTCGATCGGGCTCGCCACGTCCCCATTATCTTCATCACGGCCATTTTTCAGGATCAGGAGAACGTCAATCAGGGATATGCTTCCGGTGCGGTGGATTACCTGTTCCGTCCCGTGGATGTTCAGGCGCTCAAAAGCAAGGTGAACATTTTTCTTGAACTGCACCGTCAGAAGAAGCTGCTTGAAAAAGAGATCGAGGAGCATCGCCGCACCGAGGAAAAGCTTCGTCGCGCCGAAGAGAAATATCGCTCCATTTTTGAGCGCGCTGTGGAGGGAATCTTCCGTTCCACGGTGGATGGGCGCTTTCTCGAAGCGAACCCGGCACTGGTCAAGCTGTTGGGATATGAATCCCTCGATGAACTGCTCAGTGTCGAAAACCGGGCCGACAGCATCATGGTGGACCGCCAGCAGCGAAGGCTCTATCTGGAAAACATCCGGCGCGACGGCGTGGTCACCAACTATGAATTTCAGGCCATGCGTCGTAACGGCCAGATCATCTGGTGCTCCGAAAGTTCCCGGCTGGTGCGTGACGAGGATGGCAACGAGACCATCGTCGGCGTGGTCGAGGATGTGACCGCACGTAAAAAGGAAGAGAAGGAATTGCAGGTGCTGGCAACCATGGACAGCCTCACCCGCATCCCCAACCGCCACGTATTTTTCGACCGTCTAGAACATGCCATCAATTCCGCGCAGCGCTACGACACGCGGCTTGCCGTGCTGTTTGTCGATCTCGATGACTTCAAGAGCATCAACGACAGTAACGGGCATCAAACGGGCGATGTGGTCCTGCGGCTGGTGGCAGAGCGTATTCAGAAACGCATCCGGGCCGCAGACACGCTCGCCCGCATCGGCGGGGATGAATTCGGCATCCTGCTGGAGCGGCTCGAAGACTCCGGTCATGCCGGGGATGTGGCAGCCGGACTCATCGAAATCGTCTCACGGCCGTACATCATCGCGGGAAGGGAGTTTCATGTGGGAGCCACTGTCGGCATCAGCGTGTACCCTGAAGACGGAGATGACCCGGCGACCCTTCTGGGCAAGGCAGACGAGGCCATGTACGGTTGCAAACGCCGGGGAGAATGCCCCTACGGTTTCTACGGAGAAATTTGA
- a CDS encoding GAK system CofD-like protein gives MSDLQCRRVSISREVAIPDHLKVERYRRAPEVGPRILFFSGGTALRDTSRELIRYTHNSVHIITPFDSGGSSAVLRDAFAMPAVGDIRNRLMALSDQTVHGNPEIYRLFTYRLSEDAEQDKLKAELAEMASGKHRYVCSVPDPMRKIILNHFQDFLERMPADFDLRGASVGNLVLAAGYLTSRRQMDPVVYLFSKLVQVCGTVMPVVNRDLHLAARLRDDRVIVGQHLLTGKESAPLDSPVESLWLAESLQDEDPVEPAVDENVLEALAQAELICYPVGSFYTSVVANLLPRGVGNAVADNPCPKVFVPNMGRDPEAIGMTVADQVALLGECLRADGVTERTVPDLVIVDTCRGDYRIPFAAEEVEALGARVVDCDLVSDESEPYIDGRLLSQVLLSLT, from the coding sequence ATGAGTGATCTTCAATGCAGACGGGTGAGCATTTCGCGTGAAGTCGCCATACCGGATCATCTCAAGGTGGAGCGGTATCGGCGCGCTCCCGAGGTGGGACCGCGAATCCTTTTTTTCAGCGGCGGCACGGCATTGCGTGATACGTCGCGTGAACTCATACGCTATACACACAACTCCGTTCACATCATAACCCCTTTCGACTCCGGCGGCAGCTCGGCTGTGCTGCGGGATGCGTTCGCAATGCCTGCGGTGGGTGATATCCGCAACCGCCTCATGGCGCTTTCCGACCAGACGGTGCACGGCAATCCCGAGATATATCGTCTCTTTACCTACCGTCTGTCAGAGGATGCGGAGCAGGATAAGCTCAAAGCGGAATTGGCCGAAATGGCTTCCGGCAAGCACCGGTATGTATGTTCCGTTCCCGATCCCATGCGCAAGATCATCCTCAATCATTTTCAGGATTTTCTGGAACGCATGCCGGCTGACTTCGACCTTCGCGGGGCGAGTGTGGGCAACCTCGTCCTTGCGGCGGGATACCTCACGAGTCGGCGACAGATGGACCCGGTGGTCTACTTGTTTTCCAAGCTCGTGCAGGTTTGCGGTACGGTAATGCCTGTGGTGAACCGGGACCTGCACCTTGCTGCGCGGCTTCGTGATGACCGGGTCATCGTGGGGCAGCATTTGCTTACTGGCAAAGAATCGGCGCCGCTTGACAGCCCGGTGGAGTCCCTCTGGCTGGCCGAGTCCTTACAGGATGAAGATCCGGTCGAACCCGCAGTGGATGAAAATGTCCTTGAAGCTTTGGCGCAGGCCGAGCTGATATGTTATCCTGTTGGCAGTTTTTATACGAGCGTGGTGGCCAACCTGTTGCCGCGTGGGGTCGGAAATGCCGTTGCCGACAACCCGTGCCCCAAGGTCTTCGTACCCAATATGGGACGCGACCCCGAGGCTATCGGCATGACCGTGGCCGATCAGGTCGCGTTGTTGGGCGAATGCCTGCGCGCCGACGGGGTCACTGAGCGAACCGTGCCGGATCTGGTGATTGTTGACACATGTCGTGGCGACTACAGGATCCCTTTCGCCGCAGAGGAAGTGGAAGCACTCGGAGCAAGGGTAGTGGATTGCGATCTGGTGAGCGATGAGAGTGAGCCGTATATTGATGGAAGACTTCTTTCGCAGGTGCTTCTCTCACTGACTTGA
- a CDS encoding amphi-Trp domain-containing protein: MEKSKVKIKQVLSREEVVTYLEDLLDGLKSGSIVVSRDDEQVALEPAERMNVEVEAKVKKDKRKFSLELSWYDDQESDVSISSEEEESGDVETVPAEAYEDALVKQEEGETPAVRDEAKTPAKSEKTPPATTSPATRSS; the protein is encoded by the coding sequence ATGGAAAAGAGCAAAGTGAAGATCAAACAGGTTCTTTCCCGCGAGGAAGTGGTGACCTATCTGGAAGACCTGCTGGACGGCCTGAAATCCGGAAGCATCGTTGTCAGCAGGGATGACGAGCAGGTGGCGCTGGAACCTGCCGAACGCATGAATGTCGAGGTCGAGGCCAAGGTCAAGAAGGATAAACGGAAATTCTCCCTTGAACTGTCATGGTACGACGATCAGGAGTCGGATGTTTCCATTTCCTCTGAAGAGGAGGAAAGCGGAGATGTCGAAACGGTCCCGGCTGAAGCGTATGAAGATGCGCTTGTTAAGCAGGAGGAGGGCGAGACTCCGGCCGTACGCGACGAGGCGAAGACTCCGGCCAAAAGCGAGAAGACACCCCCTGCCACCACGTCGCCCGCCACGCGCAGTAGCTAG
- a CDS encoding alpha-hydroxy-acid oxidizing protein — protein sequence MKEIRDKARGLMKGYCRVCKVCDGKACAGEVPGMGGLGTGSSFMNNVTALRQVRLNMRLIHDAVEPDTSTTLLGLDLDMPVMAAPIGGVSFNMGGEIEENEYTDAIVGGCRSKGIIGCTGDGVPPLIHESGNESIRANDGHGIPFVKPWDGGELHEKLEKAHATGCPAIGMDIDAAGLITLRKMGRPVSPKTADEIHTIVDAVHDWGLKFILKGVMTPDEALQAADLGADAIVISNHGGRVLDHCPGTAEVLPDIAAQVKGRLTVLADGGVRDGVDVLKLIALGADGVMIGRPFSVAALGGLQEGVETYADAIKAQLMQAMVLTGCATIADAGPKILYG from the coding sequence ATGAAGGAAATTCGAGACAAGGCGCGTGGACTGATGAAAGGGTACTGCCGCGTCTGCAAGGTGTGCGACGGGAAAGCCTGCGCTGGCGAAGTCCCCGGAATGGGCGGCCTCGGCACTGGCTCGTCGTTCATGAACAACGTGACGGCCCTGAGACAGGTCCGCCTGAACATGCGCCTGATTCACGACGCCGTGGAGCCCGACACCAGCACCACCCTGCTGGGACTGGACCTCGACATGCCCGTCATGGCCGCACCCATCGGCGGCGTGTCCTTCAACATGGGCGGTGAGATCGAGGAAAACGAATACACCGACGCCATCGTGGGCGGCTGTCGCAGCAAGGGCATTATCGGCTGCACCGGCGACGGCGTTCCGCCGCTCATCCACGAGTCCGGCAACGAGTCCATCCGCGCCAACGACGGTCACGGCATTCCGTTCGTCAAACCGTGGGACGGCGGCGAGCTGCACGAAAAACTCGAAAAGGCCCACGCCACAGGCTGTCCCGCCATCGGTATGGACATCGACGCGGCCGGGCTGATCACCCTGCGCAAGATGGGCCGCCCGGTCTCGCCCAAGACCGCCGACGAGATTCACACCATCGTTGATGCGGTGCATGACTGGGGTCTCAAATTCATCCTCAAGGGCGTCATGACCCCGGATGAAGCGCTTCAGGCCGCGGACCTCGGCGCCGACGCCATCGTCATCTCCAACCACGGCGGACGCGTGCTGGACCACTGTCCCGGCACTGCCGAGGTGCTCCCCGACATCGCCGCACAGGTCAAGGGCCGCCTGACCGTGCTCGCCGACGGCGGCGTACGCGACGGCGTGGACGTGCTCAAGCTCATCGCCCTCGGCGCGGACGGCGTCATGATCGGTCGTCCCTTCTCCGTGGCCGCCCTCGGTGGACTTCAGGAAGGCGTGGAAACCTACGCCGACGCCATCAAGGCTCAACTCATGCAGGCCATGGTGCTCACGGGTTGCGCCACCATCGCGGATGCAGGGCCGAAAATCCTTTACGGATAA
- a CDS encoding sulfite exporter TauE/SafE family protein, with translation MLTVFLTYMLMGALAGVLAGLLGIGGGLVIVPILYFCFTAQGVPHDVMMHLALGTSLATIIFTSISSFMAHNRRGAVLWNVFKTITPGILTGTFLGSVIATSLPTEFLKGFFGVFLYYVSFQMLTGKKPKPGRTIPGAAGMFGAGNGIGIFSALVGIGGGTLSVPFLTWCNVKIHQAIGTAAAIGLPIAIAGSAGFLVRGLGNPDLPDFSAGFIYLPALLGIVSMSIFTAPLGARLAHSLPVDKLKKIFALLLFLVGSKMLWSLF, from the coding sequence ATGCTCACCGTCTTCCTCACCTACATGCTCATGGGCGCGCTGGCCGGAGTGCTGGCAGGACTGCTCGGAATCGGCGGCGGACTCGTCATCGTCCCGATCCTCTACTTCTGCTTCACTGCGCAGGGAGTGCCCCACGACGTGATGATGCATCTGGCGCTCGGCACTTCGCTCGCCACCATCATCTTCACATCCATCTCCAGTTTCATGGCCCACAACCGGCGGGGCGCGGTTCTCTGGAACGTTTTCAAAACCATTACACCGGGCATCCTGACCGGAACATTTCTGGGCTCGGTCATCGCGACCTCGCTTCCCACGGAATTTCTCAAGGGCTTTTTCGGTGTTTTCCTGTACTATGTATCCTTCCAGATGCTCACAGGCAAAAAGCCCAAGCCCGGGAGAACCATTCCCGGTGCAGCAGGCATGTTCGGTGCGGGCAACGGTATTGGCATTTTTTCCGCGCTGGTGGGTATTGGCGGCGGAACGCTCTCGGTGCCGTTCCTCACCTGGTGCAACGTCAAGATTCATCAGGCCATCGGAACCGCGGCAGCCATAGGACTGCCCATCGCCATAGCCGGGTCTGCTGGCTTCCTCGTTCGCGGCCTCGGCAACCCGGACCTTCCGGATTTTTCGGCGGGATTCATTTACCTTCCCGCCCTGCTCGGCATCGTCAGCATGAGCATTTTCACCGCCCCACTCGGGGCAAGACTGGCACACAGCCTGCCAGTTGACAAACTCAAGAAGATCTTCGCACTGCTGCTCTTTCTCGTGGGCAGCAAGATGCTCTGGAGCCTTTTCTAA
- a CDS encoding FadR/GntR family transcriptional regulator translates to MPHFPQYELIAERILELIRDKGFEPGDKLPPERALAERFRVSRNCIREALRSLTESGIIRSRRGDGTYFEGPDIAKASEHIGKAVNRHKQRISEIFELRHMLEPQIAGLAAKRIGAEDLQKLKAMVCDQHRAVLAGEDESGIDDQFHRILAEAVGNRAVLEVLDAVHELLCDTRSAPLRDRERGLASVQGHHSIIEALEHGDSEGARKAMENHLSRIEQTVMK, encoded by the coding sequence ATGCCGCACTTTCCTCAATATGAACTGATTGCCGAGCGGATACTCGAACTCATCCGCGACAAGGGTTTCGAGCCGGGAGACAAGCTGCCTCCCGAACGCGCTCTCGCAGAACGCTTCCGGGTGTCACGCAACTGCATCCGGGAGGCGCTTCGTTCGCTGACCGAATCCGGCATCATCCGCAGCCGCCGGGGTGATGGGACCTATTTCGAAGGGCCGGACATCGCTAAGGCTTCCGAACACATCGGCAAGGCCGTGAACCGCCACAAGCAACGCATCTCGGAGATATTCGAGTTGCGGCACATGCTGGAACCGCAGATAGCCGGGCTTGCCGCAAAACGCATCGGGGCCGAAGACCTGCAAAAGCTCAAGGCCATGGTCTGCGACCAGCACCGGGCCGTGCTGGCAGGCGAGGACGAATCCGGCATCGACGACCAATTCCACCGCATCCTTGCGGAAGCAGTGGGCAACCGCGCCGTGCTGGAAGTGCTCGACGCTGTCCACGAGCTACTGTGTGACACCAGAAGCGCGCCGCTAAGAGACCGGGAACGCGGCCTCGCCTCGGTTCAGGGGCACCACAGCATCATCGAGGCGCTGGAGCACGGCGACTCGGAAGGCGCACGCAAGGCCATGGAAAATCACCTGTCCAGAATTGAACAGACCGTCATGAAATAA